A region from the Hippoglossus hippoglossus isolate fHipHip1 chromosome 16, fHipHip1.pri, whole genome shotgun sequence genome encodes:
- the LOC117777467 gene encoding cornifelin-like yields MSNPVVTSQPGAGGYGTNVQTGEWSTGLCSFCSDFLVCALGCVCPLALSCYTADKYGENCCLGCVPGGLTAMRTHMRLTYGIQGTVCNDALMSFFCGLCEVCRMAREIRIRNGDVSQ; encoded by the exons atgtcaaacccAGTGGTCACCAGTCAACCAGGTGCAGGCGGCTACGGGACAAATGTCCAGACAGGAGAGTGGAGCACGGGCCTTTGCTCCTTCTGCAGTGACTTTCTTGTCT GTGCTCTTGGCTGCGTGTGTCCACTTGCACTGAGCTGCTACACCGCGGATAAGTATGGAGAAAACTGCTGCTTGGGTTGTGTGCCAGGAGGATTAACAGCCATGAGGACTCATATGAGACTGACCTATGGTATTCAG GGAACCGTATGCAACGATGCCTTGATGTCTTTTTTCTGTGGACTTTGCGAGGTGTGCAGGATGGCGCGAGAAATCCGCATCAGGAATGGAGATGTCTCACAGTAA
- the mrps15 gene encoding 28S ribosomal protein S15, mitochondrial isoform X1 gives MFTNVALRTVLKSTAGVLRDFGCAVKPWTCSSALTAAPGGVSAVAGSFALPPPVRHYARGAKTKKTVPQSQLSDLPPTMLRMDYAAVPLVQTTDDVVKRLLSLELACHSDKLQLKKEQLIAKVQRDESDRSSVEVKGELLCFSVAQTFVNSILTKSSFLLSVPSVAILTARIRNYQEHLQKHHKDKANKRRMLMAIDTRKKMLKCLRLVRYDAFEKVCEQLGITYTFPPEYYRRVTRRWLAKKALCIKVFKEVQKRKEEERLKTKQSLASTAAEAAKTNATTH, from the exons TCTGCGGACCGTCCTGAAATCCACCGCCGGTGTTTTACGGGATTTTGGCTGCGCCGTGAAACCGTGGACCTGCAGCTCGGCTCTAACCGCAGCACCGGGAGGAGTCAGCGCCG TTGCAGGAAGCTTTGCTCTTCCTCCACCAGTTAGACATTATGCCCGGGGTGCAAAGACAAAGAAGACAG TTCCTCAGAGCCAGCTCAGCGATCTTCCTCCAACGATGCTGAGGATGGACTATGCAGCCGTACCTCTCGTTCAAAC GACTGATGATGTGGTCAAACGACTTCTTTCACTGGAGTTAGCATGTCAT AGTGACAAGCTACAACTGAAGAAGGAACAGCTGATTGCAAAGGTTCAGAGGGATGAGAGCGACCGCAGCTCAGTGGAAGTTAAGGGTGAGTTACTTTGCTTCAGTGTTgcacaaa CCTTTGTTAACTCTATTTTGACCAAATCCTCTTTTTTACTGTCTGTTCCTTCAGTGGCTATTTTGACAGCAAGAATCCGAAACTACCAGGAGCATTTGCAAAAACACCACAAG GACAAAGCTAACAAGCGGCGGATGCTAATGGCCATTGACACAAGGAAAAAGATGTTGAAATGCCTTCGACTGGTTCGCTATGATGCCTttgagaaagtgtgtgagcagctgGGAATCACTTACACCTTCCCCCCAGAGTATTATAGACGAGTCACCCGTCGCTGGCTGGCAAAGAAGGCCCTGTGCATTAAG GTCTTTAAAGAGGTGCAGAAgcggaaagaagaggagagactGAAGACGAAGCAAAGTTTAGcctccactgcagcagaggcagcCAAGACAAATGCCACAACCCACTAA
- the mrps15 gene encoding 28S ribosomal protein S15, mitochondrial isoform X2: MFTNVALRTVLKSTAGVLRDFGCAVKPWTCSSALTAAPGGVSAVAGSFALPPPVRHYARGAKTKKTVPQSQLSDLPPTMLRMDYAAVPLVQTTDDVVKRLLSLELACHSDKLQLKKEQLIAKVQRDESDRSSVEVKVAILTARIRNYQEHLQKHHKDKANKRRMLMAIDTRKKMLKCLRLVRYDAFEKVCEQLGITYTFPPEYYRRVTRRWLAKKALCIKVFKEVQKRKEEERLKTKQSLASTAAEAAKTNATTH; the protein is encoded by the exons TCTGCGGACCGTCCTGAAATCCACCGCCGGTGTTTTACGGGATTTTGGCTGCGCCGTGAAACCGTGGACCTGCAGCTCGGCTCTAACCGCAGCACCGGGAGGAGTCAGCGCCG TTGCAGGAAGCTTTGCTCTTCCTCCACCAGTTAGACATTATGCCCGGGGTGCAAAGACAAAGAAGACAG TTCCTCAGAGCCAGCTCAGCGATCTTCCTCCAACGATGCTGAGGATGGACTATGCAGCCGTACCTCTCGTTCAAAC GACTGATGATGTGGTCAAACGACTTCTTTCACTGGAGTTAGCATGTCAT AGTGACAAGCTACAACTGAAGAAGGAACAGCTGATTGCAAAGGTTCAGAGGGATGAGAGCGACCGCAGCTCAGTGGAAGTTAAGG TGGCTATTTTGACAGCAAGAATCCGAAACTACCAGGAGCATTTGCAAAAACACCACAAG GACAAAGCTAACAAGCGGCGGATGCTAATGGCCATTGACACAAGGAAAAAGATGTTGAAATGCCTTCGACTGGTTCGCTATGATGCCTttgagaaagtgtgtgagcagctgGGAATCACTTACACCTTCCCCCCAGAGTATTATAGACGAGTCACCCGTCGCTGGCTGGCAAAGAAGGCCCTGTGCATTAAG GTCTTTAAAGAGGTGCAGAAgcggaaagaagaggagagactGAAGACGAAGCAAAGTTTAGcctccactgcagcagaggcagcCAAGACAAATGCCACAACCCACTAA